A region of Toxotes jaculatrix isolate fToxJac2 chromosome 23, fToxJac2.pri, whole genome shotgun sequence DNA encodes the following proteins:
- the lrp10 gene encoding low-density lipoprotein receptor-related protein 10, translated as MTVTYNLCALLVFTLTACRHFEPAVCSAHCGHSPQVLDSNVGEIRSSAYHSWSYRFGSTYDCWIIKGLEGEPVVLSFSQFSARCRKEWVSIKSSAGGEPVVLCGSKLPPPMEFPGGNITVMHHFLPHLFPVSSFLLSYARDSGECPVTSFECLGGRCLPLSWRCNGQVECLDEGPGLGTDEQGCDADVGTSEPPKHGNAQAEETNRNTYTERNHDRDSERQKAVDETQNSDRSTERDTESDLWGLLKDRMDEEAQVDREQPRTHKELVVTPTPVEWPCGGLIQTFYGTFSPPALRGPPLHCVWTLDPQDSRPLRLDLQLLVLGPGDRLTIYNKEQGKGDIIKIITSASNYKLVQVESHTGLLSMTYDTLRDSVGSGFNATFHVGSYCPPWEGRCGGASGGCFTQEQRCDGKWDCPETGKDEEGCRGCSPNQFACGIAGQRVVASSHFAGRPVCYPVTERCNYQLYCADGSDERDCTVCQPGTFHCDSDRCVFESWRCDGQVDCKDGTDELNCTVILPRKVITAATVGSLVCGLLLVIAMGCTCKLYSLRTREYSMFAPISRQEAELIQQQAPPSYGQLIAQGIIPPVEDFPTENPNETSSLSLRGILQLLRQDAASSPHRRRRPRFVRRAVRRMRRWGLIPRPPSRPSQASSSSQQQSDAAPSGQEAAHSTPTSSSSAVEAVNQPVPQKLGLLGQSEQQQQEETLPLPPVASPPPPPYAPPAPPPATPHTTPVAVPPSSPSLASIFHTLGLSISLFRASPSSSSTNSMPLSASPSFSSSSSDDEVLLIPLSEDTTSEDDVPMLT; from the exons ATGACAGTCACTTACAACCTCTGTGCCCTTCTGGTTTTCACCTTAACAG CATGCAGACATTTTGAGCCTGCCGTCTGCTCTG CCCACTGTGGGCATTCCCCTCAAGTCTTAGACAGCAACGTGGGAGAGATCAGGAGTTCTGCTTACCACAGCTGGTCCTACCGCTTTGGCTCTACCTATGACTGCTGGATCATCAAGGGTTTGGAAGGAGAGCCTGTCGTTCTCAG CTTTTCCCAGTTTTCGGCACGGTGTAGGAAGGAATGGGTGTCTATAAAGTCATCAGCTGGCGGTGAGCCGGTGGTCCTTTGTGGCTCCAAGCTGCCGCCGCCCATGGAGTTCCCAGGGGGAAATATTACAGTGATGCACCACTTCCTCCCACATCTGTTCCCTGTGTCATCATTTCTGTTGAGCTATGCTCGAg ACTCGGGTGAATGCCCGGTGACATCTTTTGAATGCCTGGGGGGCCGTTGCCTTCCCCTCTCCTGGCGCTGCAATGGCCAGGTGGAGTGTCTTGATGAAGGTCCTGGCCTCGGCACGGATGAACAGGGCTGCGATGCAGATGTGGGAACCTCAGAACCCCCAAAGCATGGCAACGCACAAGCAGAAGAAACCAATAGGAATACATATACAGAAAGAAACCATGACAGGGactctgagagacagaaggcCGTAGATGAAACTCAGAACTCAGATAGGTCAACTGAGAGAGATACTGAGTCTGATCTTTGGGGGCTGCTGAAGGACAGGATGGATGAGGAGGCCCAGGTGGATCGAGAGCAGCCTCGGACTCATAAGGAGCTTGTTGTGACGCCCACACCCGTTGAGTGGCCTTGCGGAGGGCTCATCCAGACCTTTTATGGGAccttctctcctccagcccTTCGAGGTCCTCCTCTGCACTGTGTCTGGACTCTGGACCCACAGGACTCCAGGCCACTCAGGCTggacctgcagctgctggtgctggGGCCTGGGGATAGACTCACCATCTACAACAAGGAACAAGGCAAAGGAGACATTATTAAAATT ATCACCAGCGCCTCGAATTACAAATTAGTCCAAGTGGAATCCCATACTGGTCTGCTGTCTATGACATATGACACACTTCGTGACTCAGTGGGGAGTGGTTTTAACGCCACGTTCCACGTCGGGAGCTACTGCCCTCCATGGGAAGGTCGGTGTGGGGGAGCATCAGGAGGTTGCTTTACCCAGGAGCAGCGCTGCGATGGGAAATGGGACTGTCCCGAGACGGGAAAGGATGAGGAGGGATGCAGAGGCTGCAGCCCGAACCAGTTTGCCTGTGGAATAGCAGGACAGAGGGTGGTGGCATCCAGCCACTTTGCTGGCAGGCCAGTGTGTTACCCAGTCACAGAGAGATGCAACTACCAGCTGTACTGTGCGGATGGCAGCGACGAGAGGGACTGCACCGTGTGCCAGCCGGGGACCTTTCATTGTGACAGTGACAG gtgtgtgtttgagagctGGCGCTGTGACGGCCAGGTGGATTGTAAGGACGGCACGGACGAGCTCAACTGCACCGTCATCCTGCCCCGCAAGGTCATCACCGCGGCAACGGTCGGCAGCCTGGTCTGTGGACTCCTGCTGGTGATTGCCATGGGCTGCACCTGTAAACTGTACTCGCTCAGGACCAGGGAGTACAG CATGTTTGCTCCGATCAGCCGTCAGGAGGCGGAGCTCATCCAGCAGCAGGCTCCTCCGTCCTACGGTCAGCTGATTGCCCAGGGCATCATCCCCCCTGTGGAGGACTTCCCCACAGAAAACCCCAATGAG acctcatctctctctctgaggggAATTCTCCAGCTCCTCCGTCAGGATGCCGCCAGCTCCCCACATCGCAGGCGCAGGCCCCGATTTGTCCGCCGGGCTGTTCGCCGCATGAGGCGGTGGGGTCTAATCCCCAGACCTCCCTCCAGGCCGTCTCAGGCGTCGAGCTCCAGCCAGCAGCAGTCAGATGCCGCTCCTTCTGGTCAGGAAGCAGCTCACTCCACCCCCACGAGCTCCTCGTCGGCTGTGGAGGCGGTCAACCAGCCGGTGCCTCAGAAACTTGGCTTGTTgggtcagtcagagcagcagcagcaggaggaaactCTGCCCCTGCCACCTGTCGcctccccacctccacctccctaTGCTCCCCCAGCGCCACCCCCAGCCACCCCACACACTACTCCTGTTGCCGTCCCCCCGAGCAGCCCCTCTCTGGCCTCCATCTTCCACACGCTGGGCCTGAGTATTTCCCTCTTCAGAGCCTcgccctcttcctcctccaccaacTCCATGCCCCTCTCCGCCTCCCCTTCTTTCTCCTCGTCTTCTTCAGATGACGAGGTGCTGCTTATCCCCCTGTCTGAAGACACCACTTCAGAGGATGACGTGCCCATGCTCACCTGA
- the LOC121176930 gene encoding ankyrin repeat and IBR domain-containing protein 1-like, whose protein sequence is MSTKPEKCYDPRDTTLRFTDKEDELDFLCEGFKSRRALMSCGHAVTPMSLTNWCRRQLDQGERRFVCGLMGCGAVWPYAEVRKMALLTQEEMKYFENAMAFNAPRNKPPSKPCPGCQSAVVRESKSNLSVRCTVCSAKKGRTYEFCWQCLREWKGPRPRSDRCDNDGCCNESLKTLKICPEIVFESIPEITGCPSIRACPTCGTLLQHSKKHCKNIVCPRCKVEFCFVCLKLTRECLRTSDYHVNCSGGVAPRQTSIPAPCTVSAAVPFDLSFFW, encoded by the exons ATGTCAACTAAACCGGAGAAGTGTTATGACCCTCGCGACACCACACTTAGATTTACGGATAAAGAAGATGAGTTAGACT ttttgtgCGAAGGGTTCAAGTCTCGAAGGGCCCTGATGTCCTGTGGACACGCTGTGACCCCGATGTCTCTGACCAACTGGTGCCGCAGGCAGCTGGACCAG GGTGAACGCAGGTTTGTGTGTGGCCTGATGGGTTGTGGCGCGGTGTGGCCTTACGCAGAGGTGCGTAAAATGGCTCTTCTGACCCAGGAAGAAATGAAGTACTTTGAAAATGCCATGGCTTTCAATGCCCCCAGGAACAAGCCTCCCTCCAAACCA TGTCCTGGATGCCAGTCTGCTGTGGTGAGAGAGAGCAAATCCAATCTGAGCGTCCGCTGCACGGTGTGCTCAGCTAAAAAAGGACGGACCTACGAATTCTGCTGGCAGTGTCTGAGGGAGTGGAAGGGTCCACGTCCACGGTCAGACCGCTGTGACAACGATGGCTGCTGTAACGAatctctgaaaacactgaaaatctgtCCAGAGATCGTCTTTGAGTCTATTCCAGAGATCACTGGCTGTCCCTCCATCCGTGCCTGTCCCACCTGTGGCACACTGTTGCAGCACAGCAAAAAACATTGTAAAAACATTGTCTGTCCTCGATGTAAAgtggagttttgttttgtgtgtctgaagcTGACAAGAGAGTGTTTGAGAACAAGTGATTATCACGTAAACTGCTCCGGTGGTGTTGCCCCTAGACAGACCTCTATACCAGCACCATGTACCGTAAGTGCTGCAGTTCCttttgatttgtcttttttctggtAA
- the LOC121176929 gene encoding leishmanolysin-like peptidase 2 isoform X2: MAFPPSQRLWVGMLVVVVVAELPGAQQKCIFDEVQAQLRVVRAAPNGPGLRPPEVQGHPVNSGRRTSRQRRSKSLLRGLSVKQRRSLGWIAPPAPASPQPIRIHTWIPRGRDDLSDTEKERLKSAVEEAVRVVSSLLSVNRAPGPLLLSRDINKYCKFIWSNSRSTNYNRCGRANSNYRNETCLDVTIPDDHLAGCDVYPEPDSPHRTVLRPAGAGLPDTDFLLYLHIQSTDKCRAEPDVLAYAVHCRTDTHGRPVAGVVVICRDRLTEASYNHQATVQTVIHELFHALGFSKDLFHTWTDCSSSSQGAGCSPRGKVIHSDGSDQMRIYTPSVISALQTHLASADPELGGPLENLGVPSGRVSSHWESRVLRGSIMAAVLEDSTAVRIDPVTLAALQDTGWYTVNQSQAQSLVWGEGEGASFGSLSTCQDNSSSFFCTGRRLGCHFLHLHKGECQTDPYLEGCGVFKPLKNASECWIKENARQSADDWSGEILGFDSRCFFSSLTRQSQFPVFSSSVEGRCYRHRCVGPNRYQIQVSGSEWVDCPAGFTIQIKGYQGLVFCPDRRLCLYPDITPPSDDTNMFPTSYASDPLEMLTSAQDGTWLPLRPPTELTVSTALCLTAAACLLAALIVSYRKCRSFMVRIHNIPEDHSNL, translated from the exons ATGGCTTTTCCTCCATCCCAGAGACTCTGGGTGGGGATgttggtggtagtggtggtggctGAGCTCCCTGGAGCCCAGCAGAAGTGCATCTTTGATGAGGTTCAGGCTCAGCTCAGGGTGGTCAGAGCTGCACCCAATGGGCCCGGACTCAGGCCCCCGGAGGTGCAAGGGCACCCGGTAAACTCTGGGCGACGAACCAGTCGTCAGAGACGTTCGAAATCACTTCTGCGTGGCCTCTCAGTGAAACAGAGGCGCAGTCTGGGATGGATAGCCCCGCCCGCTCCTGCCTCTCCACAGCCAATCAGGATCCACACCTGGATTCCAAGAGGGAGGGACGACCtatcagacactgagaaagaaagactgaagtCAGCAGTGGAAGAGGCTGTGAGGGTGGTGTCTTCTTTACTATCAG TGAACAGAGCACCGGGCCCGTTGCTGCTCAGCAGAGACATCAACAAATACTGCAAGTTTATCTGGAGCAATTCAAGAAGCACCAACTACAACAG ATGTGGTCGAGCCAACAGCAACTATAGGAATGAGACTTGTCTGGACGTGACA ATCCCGGATGATCACCTGGCCGGATGTGATGTTTACCCAGAGCCTGATTCACCTCACAGGACTGTTCTCAGACCTGCAGGTGCTGGACTCCCCGACACCGACTTCCTGCTGTACCTCCACATACAGTCCACTGACAAGTGTAGAGCAGAG CCTGATGTATTGGCCTACGCTGTCCACTGCCGGACAGACACCCATGGGCGGCCTGTGGCTGGGGTAGTAGTCATCTGCAGAGACAGGCTGACAGAAGCCTCTTACAACCACCAGGCTACAGTGCAG ACTGTGATCCACGAGCTGTTCCACGCACTTGGTTTCTCTAAAGATCTCTTCCACACCTGGACAGactgttcctcctcttctcaag GTGCTGGATGTTCACCTCGGGGGAAAGTGATCCACTCTGATGGATCGGACCAGATGAGGATCTACACCCCGTCTGTCATCTCCGCCCTGCAGACGCACCTGGCATCAGCTGACCCTGAGCTAGGAGGGCCGCTGGAGAACCTG GGTGTACCCTCAGGCAGAGTGTCCTCTCACTGGGAGTCCCGGGTCTTGCGGGGATCCATCATGGCAGCAGTGCTGGAGGACTCGACCGCAGTCAGGATCGACCCGGTCACTTTAGCTGCATTACAAGATACGGGCTGGTACACTGTCAACCAAAGCCAGGCACAGAGCCTGGTCTGGGGTGAAG gTGAAGGAGCCTCGTTCGGCTCCCTGTCAACCTGCCAAGACAACTCTTCATCCTTTTTCTGCACCGGCAG AAGACTTGGGTGTCATTTTCTTCACCTCCACAAGGGGGAGTGCCAAACCGATCCATACCTGGAGGGATGTGGGGTGTTTAAACCCCTGAAGAACGCA AGTGAATGCTGGATAAAGGAAAATGCCAGGCAGTCCGCTGACGACTGGAGTGGGGAGATTTTGGGCTTCGACAGCCGTTGCTTCTTCTCCAGCCTGaccagacag AGCCAGTTTCCTGtgttcagcagctctgtggaggGCCGCTGTTACAGACACAGGTGTGTTGGACCAAACAGGTATCAAATCCAGGTGTCTGGCTCTGAGTGGGTGGATTGTCCAGCAGGATTCACAATTCAG ATCAAAGGTTATCAGGGTTTAGTTTTCTGCCCTGACAGGAGGTTGTGCCTGTACCCTGACATCACTCCTCCCTCTGATGATACTAATATGTTTCCTACTTCTTACGCAAG tGACCCCCTTGAGATGTTAACTTCAGCCCAGGATGGGACCTGGTTGCCCCTCAGACCTCCTACAGAGCTCACTGTATCCACAGCGCTCTGCCTCACTGCTGCTGCGTGTCTCCTGGCTGCACTCATCGTGTCTTACAGGAAGTGCCGCTCCTTCATGGTCAGGATCCACAATATCCCAGAGGATCACAGTAACCTTTAA
- the LOC121176929 gene encoding leishmanolysin-like peptidase 2 isoform X1 produces MAFPPSQRLWVGMLVVVVVAELPGAQQKCIFDEVQAQLRVVRAAPNGPGLRPPEVQGHPVNSGRRTSRQRRSKSLLRGLSVKQRRSLGWIAPPAPASPQPIRIHTWIPRGRDDLSDTEKERLKSAVEEAVRVVSSLLSVNRAPGPLLLSRDINKYCKFIWSNSRSTNYNRCGRANSNYRNETCLDVTIPDDHLAGCDVYPEPDSPHRTVLRPAGAGLPDTDFLLYLHIQSTDKCRAEPDVLAYAVHCRTDTHGRPVAGVVVICRDRLTEASYNHQATVQTVIHELFHALGFSKDLFHTWTDCSSSSQAGAGCSPRGKVIHSDGSDQMRIYTPSVISALQTHLASADPELGGPLENLGVPSGRVSSHWESRVLRGSIMAAVLEDSTAVRIDPVTLAALQDTGWYTVNQSQAQSLVWGEGEGASFGSLSTCQDNSSSFFCTGRRLGCHFLHLHKGECQTDPYLEGCGVFKPLKNASECWIKENARQSADDWSGEILGFDSRCFFSSLTRQSQFPVFSSSVEGRCYRHRCVGPNRYQIQVSGSEWVDCPAGFTIQIKGYQGLVFCPDRRLCLYPDITPPSDDTNMFPTSYASDPLEMLTSAQDGTWLPLRPPTELTVSTALCLTAAACLLAALIVSYRKCRSFMVRIHNIPEDHSNL; encoded by the exons ATGGCTTTTCCTCCATCCCAGAGACTCTGGGTGGGGATgttggtggtagtggtggtggctGAGCTCCCTGGAGCCCAGCAGAAGTGCATCTTTGATGAGGTTCAGGCTCAGCTCAGGGTGGTCAGAGCTGCACCCAATGGGCCCGGACTCAGGCCCCCGGAGGTGCAAGGGCACCCGGTAAACTCTGGGCGACGAACCAGTCGTCAGAGACGTTCGAAATCACTTCTGCGTGGCCTCTCAGTGAAACAGAGGCGCAGTCTGGGATGGATAGCCCCGCCCGCTCCTGCCTCTCCACAGCCAATCAGGATCCACACCTGGATTCCAAGAGGGAGGGACGACCtatcagacactgagaaagaaagactgaagtCAGCAGTGGAAGAGGCTGTGAGGGTGGTGTCTTCTTTACTATCAG TGAACAGAGCACCGGGCCCGTTGCTGCTCAGCAGAGACATCAACAAATACTGCAAGTTTATCTGGAGCAATTCAAGAAGCACCAACTACAACAG ATGTGGTCGAGCCAACAGCAACTATAGGAATGAGACTTGTCTGGACGTGACA ATCCCGGATGATCACCTGGCCGGATGTGATGTTTACCCAGAGCCTGATTCACCTCACAGGACTGTTCTCAGACCTGCAGGTGCTGGACTCCCCGACACCGACTTCCTGCTGTACCTCCACATACAGTCCACTGACAAGTGTAGAGCAGAG CCTGATGTATTGGCCTACGCTGTCCACTGCCGGACAGACACCCATGGGCGGCCTGTGGCTGGGGTAGTAGTCATCTGCAGAGACAGGCTGACAGAAGCCTCTTACAACCACCAGGCTACAGTGCAG ACTGTGATCCACGAGCTGTTCCACGCACTTGGTTTCTCTAAAGATCTCTTCCACACCTGGACAGactgttcctcctcttctcaag CAGGTGCTGGATGTTCACCTCGGGGGAAAGTGATCCACTCTGATGGATCGGACCAGATGAGGATCTACACCCCGTCTGTCATCTCCGCCCTGCAGACGCACCTGGCATCAGCTGACCCTGAGCTAGGAGGGCCGCTGGAGAACCTG GGTGTACCCTCAGGCAGAGTGTCCTCTCACTGGGAGTCCCGGGTCTTGCGGGGATCCATCATGGCAGCAGTGCTGGAGGACTCGACCGCAGTCAGGATCGACCCGGTCACTTTAGCTGCATTACAAGATACGGGCTGGTACACTGTCAACCAAAGCCAGGCACAGAGCCTGGTCTGGGGTGAAG gTGAAGGAGCCTCGTTCGGCTCCCTGTCAACCTGCCAAGACAACTCTTCATCCTTTTTCTGCACCGGCAG AAGACTTGGGTGTCATTTTCTTCACCTCCACAAGGGGGAGTGCCAAACCGATCCATACCTGGAGGGATGTGGGGTGTTTAAACCCCTGAAGAACGCA AGTGAATGCTGGATAAAGGAAAATGCCAGGCAGTCCGCTGACGACTGGAGTGGGGAGATTTTGGGCTTCGACAGCCGTTGCTTCTTCTCCAGCCTGaccagacag AGCCAGTTTCCTGtgttcagcagctctgtggaggGCCGCTGTTACAGACACAGGTGTGTTGGACCAAACAGGTATCAAATCCAGGTGTCTGGCTCTGAGTGGGTGGATTGTCCAGCAGGATTCACAATTCAG ATCAAAGGTTATCAGGGTTTAGTTTTCTGCCCTGACAGGAGGTTGTGCCTGTACCCTGACATCACTCCTCCCTCTGATGATACTAATATGTTTCCTACTTCTTACGCAAG tGACCCCCTTGAGATGTTAACTTCAGCCCAGGATGGGACCTGGTTGCCCCTCAGACCTCCTACAGAGCTCACTGTATCCACAGCGCTCTGCCTCACTGCTGCTGCGTGTCTCCTGGCTGCACTCATCGTGTCTTACAGGAAGTGCCGCTCCTTCATGGTCAGGATCCACAATATCCCAGAGGATCACAGTAACCTTTAA
- the LOC121176929 gene encoding leishmanolysin-like peptidase 2 isoform X3, producing MAFPPSQRLWVGMLVVVVVAELPGAQQKCIFDEVQAQLRVVRAAPNGPGLRPPEVQGHPVNSGRRTSRQRRSKSLLRGLSVKQRRSLGWIAPPAPASPQPIRIHTWIPRGRDDLSDTEKERLKSAVEEAVRVVSSLLSVNRAPGPLLLSRDINKYCKFIWSNSRSTNYNRCGRANSNYRNETCLDVTIPDDHLAGCDVYPEPDSPHRTVLRPAGAGLPDTDFLLYLHIQSTDKCRAEPDVLAYAVHCRTDTHGRPVAGVVVICRDRLTEASYNHQATVQTVIHELFHALGFSKDLFHTWTDCSSSSQAGAGCSPRGKVIHSDGSDQMRIYTPSVISALQTHLASADPELGGPLENLGVPSGRVSSHWESRVLRGSIMAAVLEDSTAVRIDPVTLAALQDTGWYTVNQSQAQSLVWGEGEGASFGSLSTCQDNSSSFFCTGRLGCHFLHLHKGECQTDPYLEGCGVFKPLKNASECWIKENARQSADDWSGEILGFDSRCFFSSLTRQSQFPVFSSSVEGRCYRHRCVGPNRYQIQVSGSEWVDCPAGFTIQIKGYQGLVFCPDRRLCLYPDITPPSDDTNMFPTSYASDPLEMLTSAQDGTWLPLRPPTELTVSTALCLTAAACLLAALIVSYRKCRSFMVRIHNIPEDHSNL from the exons ATGGCTTTTCCTCCATCCCAGAGACTCTGGGTGGGGATgttggtggtagtggtggtggctGAGCTCCCTGGAGCCCAGCAGAAGTGCATCTTTGATGAGGTTCAGGCTCAGCTCAGGGTGGTCAGAGCTGCACCCAATGGGCCCGGACTCAGGCCCCCGGAGGTGCAAGGGCACCCGGTAAACTCTGGGCGACGAACCAGTCGTCAGAGACGTTCGAAATCACTTCTGCGTGGCCTCTCAGTGAAACAGAGGCGCAGTCTGGGATGGATAGCCCCGCCCGCTCCTGCCTCTCCACAGCCAATCAGGATCCACACCTGGATTCCAAGAGGGAGGGACGACCtatcagacactgagaaagaaagactgaagtCAGCAGTGGAAGAGGCTGTGAGGGTGGTGTCTTCTTTACTATCAG TGAACAGAGCACCGGGCCCGTTGCTGCTCAGCAGAGACATCAACAAATACTGCAAGTTTATCTGGAGCAATTCAAGAAGCACCAACTACAACAG ATGTGGTCGAGCCAACAGCAACTATAGGAATGAGACTTGTCTGGACGTGACA ATCCCGGATGATCACCTGGCCGGATGTGATGTTTACCCAGAGCCTGATTCACCTCACAGGACTGTTCTCAGACCTGCAGGTGCTGGACTCCCCGACACCGACTTCCTGCTGTACCTCCACATACAGTCCACTGACAAGTGTAGAGCAGAG CCTGATGTATTGGCCTACGCTGTCCACTGCCGGACAGACACCCATGGGCGGCCTGTGGCTGGGGTAGTAGTCATCTGCAGAGACAGGCTGACAGAAGCCTCTTACAACCACCAGGCTACAGTGCAG ACTGTGATCCACGAGCTGTTCCACGCACTTGGTTTCTCTAAAGATCTCTTCCACACCTGGACAGactgttcctcctcttctcaag CAGGTGCTGGATGTTCACCTCGGGGGAAAGTGATCCACTCTGATGGATCGGACCAGATGAGGATCTACACCCCGTCTGTCATCTCCGCCCTGCAGACGCACCTGGCATCAGCTGACCCTGAGCTAGGAGGGCCGCTGGAGAACCTG GGTGTACCCTCAGGCAGAGTGTCCTCTCACTGGGAGTCCCGGGTCTTGCGGGGATCCATCATGGCAGCAGTGCTGGAGGACTCGACCGCAGTCAGGATCGACCCGGTCACTTTAGCTGCATTACAAGATACGGGCTGGTACACTGTCAACCAAAGCCAGGCACAGAGCCTGGTCTGGGGTGAAG gTGAAGGAGCCTCGTTCGGCTCCCTGTCAACCTGCCAAGACAACTCTTCATCCTTTTTCTGCACCGGCAG ACTTGGGTGTCATTTTCTTCACCTCCACAAGGGGGAGTGCCAAACCGATCCATACCTGGAGGGATGTGGGGTGTTTAAACCCCTGAAGAACGCA AGTGAATGCTGGATAAAGGAAAATGCCAGGCAGTCCGCTGACGACTGGAGTGGGGAGATTTTGGGCTTCGACAGCCGTTGCTTCTTCTCCAGCCTGaccagacag AGCCAGTTTCCTGtgttcagcagctctgtggaggGCCGCTGTTACAGACACAGGTGTGTTGGACCAAACAGGTATCAAATCCAGGTGTCTGGCTCTGAGTGGGTGGATTGTCCAGCAGGATTCACAATTCAG ATCAAAGGTTATCAGGGTTTAGTTTTCTGCCCTGACAGGAGGTTGTGCCTGTACCCTGACATCACTCCTCCCTCTGATGATACTAATATGTTTCCTACTTCTTACGCAAG tGACCCCCTTGAGATGTTAACTTCAGCCCAGGATGGGACCTGGTTGCCCCTCAGACCTCCTACAGAGCTCACTGTATCCACAGCGCTCTGCCTCACTGCTGCTGCGTGTCTCCTGGCTGCACTCATCGTGTCTTACAGGAAGTGCCGCTCCTTCATGGTCAGGATCCACAATATCCCAGAGGATCACAGTAACCTTTAA